A stretch of Pseudoclavibacter chungangensis DNA encodes these proteins:
- a CDS encoding anthranilate synthase component I, translating into MFTTAHTSREADPAEMDDIQAGLDDRHGVVLSSGVEYPGRYTRWDIGFIDPPLVIEGRGFDLVVRALNERGRIPLTGLREVIAAVDGVHVTATIENEGAFGAFQVHVDPQRDEVLPEEARTRRRSSFSIVRAVIEALPDDVPHLGLYGSFGYDLVRQIEALDAPAGGAQRDLVVYLPDSVLVVDRQRGDAQRFDFEFALGGETTEGIARSATPSPFVGPSADARDERDHAPGEYAELVASAKSSFERGALFEVVPGQAFRRPLRATPSALFAHLRVSNPAPYGAFMNLGDNEFLVSASPEMFVRVSGTRVETVPISGTIRRGADAIEDADRILELLNSDKDRSELTMCTDVDRNDKSRVCVPGSVRIIGRRQVELYSKVIHTVDHVEGELRPGLDGLDAFATHMWAVTVTGAPKIWAMRFIDEYERTPRTWYGGAIGVVSANGDVNTGLTIRTAMIRDGIAEVRAGGTLLIDSVPEDEERETEMKASALLEAIDATGAAAAATADVDVTTAELVGAANTGAGTGRRILLLDHEDSFVQMLAGYMGESGAEVRTVRIPFGGIDRDALRAQLDDFDPDLVVMSPGPGTPDDFRDGEVLDEVLGRGLAVFGVCLGQQAIGEYFGGALGQLGYPLHGQERSVTRVADGFLDTLPETFTTGRYHSLYIDPATFPHDELVLVASDGDGIPMAVQHRTRPVFAVQFHPESLMTLRDSAGHQIIDAVLEAVSARNFQTAEV; encoded by the coding sequence GTGTTCACCACCGCTCACACTTCCCGCGAGGCCGACCCCGCGGAGATGGACGACATCCAGGCCGGTCTCGACGACCGGCACGGCGTGGTCCTCTCCTCCGGCGTCGAGTACCCCGGGCGGTACACGCGATGGGACATCGGGTTCATCGACCCGCCGCTCGTGATCGAGGGGCGGGGCTTCGACCTCGTGGTCCGAGCGCTCAACGAGCGTGGCCGTATCCCGTTGACGGGACTGCGCGAGGTGATCGCCGCGGTCGACGGCGTGCACGTCACGGCGACGATCGAGAACGAGGGCGCGTTCGGCGCCTTCCAGGTGCACGTCGATCCGCAACGCGACGAGGTGCTTCCCGAGGAGGCGCGCACCCGGCGCCGCTCGTCGTTCTCGATCGTGCGCGCCGTCATCGAGGCGCTCCCGGACGACGTTCCGCACCTCGGCCTCTACGGTTCGTTCGGCTACGACCTCGTGCGGCAGATCGAGGCGCTCGATGCGCCCGCGGGTGGCGCGCAGCGAGACCTCGTCGTCTACCTGCCCGATTCGGTGCTCGTCGTCGACCGGCAGCGTGGCGACGCGCAGCGCTTCGACTTCGAGTTCGCGCTCGGCGGCGAGACGACCGAGGGCATCGCCCGCAGTGCGACCCCGAGTCCGTTCGTCGGGCCCTCGGCCGATGCGCGCGACGAACGTGACCACGCGCCGGGCGAGTACGCCGAGCTCGTCGCGAGCGCGAAGTCGTCGTTCGAGCGCGGCGCGCTCTTCGAGGTCGTCCCCGGCCAGGCCTTCCGACGGCCGCTGCGCGCGACGCCGTCGGCGCTCTTCGCGCACCTCCGCGTCTCGAACCCCGCGCCCTACGGCGCGTTCATGAACCTCGGTGACAACGAGTTCCTCGTGTCGGCGAGCCCCGAGATGTTCGTGCGCGTGAGCGGCACCCGGGTCGAGACCGTGCCGATCTCCGGCACCATCCGACGCGGTGCCGACGCGATCGAGGACGCCGACCGCATCCTCGAACTCCTCAACTCGGACAAGGACCGCTCCGAGCTCACGATGTGCACCGACGTCGACCGCAACGACAAGTCGCGCGTGTGCGTTCCCGGCTCAGTGCGCATCATCGGGCGGCGCCAGGTGGAGCTGTACTCGAAGGTCATCCACACGGTCGATCACGTCGAGGGCGAGCTCCGCCCCGGTCTCGACGGGCTCGACGCGTTCGCGACGCACATGTGGGCCGTCACGGTGACGGGCGCCCCGAAGATCTGGGCGATGCGGTTCATCGACGAGTACGAACGCACGCCGCGCACGTGGTACGGCGGCGCGATCGGCGTCGTGTCCGCGAACGGCGACGTGAACACGGGCCTCACGATCCGCACCGCCATGATCCGCGACGGCATCGCCGAGGTGCGTGCCGGTGGCACGCTCCTCATCGACTCCGTCCCCGAGGACGAGGAGCGCGAGACCGAGATGAAGGCGTCCGCGCTGCTCGAGGCGATCGACGCCACGGGCGCGGCCGCGGCCGCCACGGCCGACGTCGACGTGACGACCGCCGAGCTCGTCGGCGCGGCGAACACGGGTGCGGGCACGGGCCGACGCATCCTCCTCCTCGACCACGAGGACTCGTTCGTCCAGATGCTCGCCGGGTACATGGGCGAGTCGGGCGCGGAGGTCCGCACTGTCCGCATCCCGTTCGGCGGCATCGATCGCGACGCGCTCCGTGCACAGCTCGACGACTTCGACCCGGACCTCGTCGTCATGTCGCCCGGGCCGGGCACGCCCGACGACTTCCGTGACGGCGAGGTGCTCGACGAGGTGCTCGGCCGCGGTCTCGCCGTGTTCGGTGTGTGCCTCGGGCAGCAGGCGATCGGCGAGTACTTCGGCGGAGCCCTCGGCCAGCTCGGCTACCCGTTGCACGGACAGGAGCGGTCGGTGACGCGCGTCGCGGACGGCTTCCTCGACACGCTGCCGGAGACGTTCACGACGGGCCGCTACCACTCGCTCTACATCGATCCGGCGACGTTCCCGCACGACGAGCTCGTGCTCGTCGCGAGCGACGGCGACGGCATCCCGATGGCGGTCCAGCACCGGACGAGGCCGGTGTTCGCCGTCCAGTTCCACCCCGAGAGCCTCATGACCCTGCGGGACTCGGCGGGGCACCAGATCATCGACGCGGTCCTCGAGGCCGTCTCCGCACGGAACTTCCAGACGGCCGAGGTCTAG